From a region of the Prevotella melaninogenica genome:
- a CDS encoding mechanosensitive ion channel family protein has product MIPKLPHHLLEDVLEEIRIFVENIIESIGVHGHTVPVMRHVLLTLVAILLAFIAERICKYLFVPLVLRMVKRTQARWDDVVLDHQVLRTACHIVPALVIWQLMPLVFYQYHVVQVALTRITAVYLTVATTRLVTKLIDRLRYLNTKPGDSTSLYLKSFCGVLKILAIFIAVIVVVGILINRSPMTLLAGLGATSAVLMLVFKDTIDGLVAGVRLTSNEMIHIGDHIALPGGFVDGTVIDITLTTVKIRQGDNTITTVPPLTLVNGMFQNWKGLDDVEGQRVKKMIYFDVRSIRIADDGLKQQLIEKGLAKADDLKGEVVTTALFRRYMEHYLAKREDVNAQMPLLVRQLEATQAGVPMELYFFLRQKDWIPYEHAMADILEHVYAYANEFGLKVYAQTPVQ; this is encoded by the coding sequence ATGATACCAAAGCTTCCTCATCATCTCCTTGAAGATGTCCTTGAAGAGATAAGAATATTTGTCGAGAACATTATTGAGTCAATCGGTGTACATGGTCATACCGTTCCTGTAATGCGTCATGTCTTATTGACTTTAGTAGCAATCTTATTGGCTTTCATTGCCGAACGAATCTGTAAATACTTATTCGTACCTCTCGTTCTTCGTATGGTAAAGCGTACGCAAGCCCGATGGGATGATGTAGTCCTTGATCATCAAGTGCTGCGCACAGCTTGCCACATTGTCCCTGCCTTGGTGATATGGCAGTTGATGCCGCTTGTCTTCTATCAGTACCATGTCGTACAGGTGGCTTTGACACGAATAACTGCCGTCTATCTTACCGTAGCAACGACGCGACTTGTGACGAAACTCATCGACCGTCTTCGCTATCTTAATACGAAACCCGGTGACTCGACGAGTCTTTATCTTAAGTCTTTCTGTGGCGTGTTGAAGATTCTTGCTATCTTTATTGCTGTGATTGTGGTGGTTGGAATCCTTATTAATCGTAGTCCGATGACGTTGTTGGCAGGCTTAGGAGCAACCTCTGCCGTTCTTATGTTAGTCTTTAAAGACACGATTGATGGCCTTGTTGCTGGTGTTCGTCTGACGAGTAACGAGATGATTCATATTGGTGATCATATTGCTTTGCCTGGAGGCTTCGTAGATGGAACGGTTATTGATATCACACTCACAACTGTGAAGATACGTCAGGGCGATAATACGATTACCACCGTACCGCCTCTTACATTAGTTAATGGAATGTTCCAGAACTGGAAGGGATTGGATGATGTAGAGGGACAGAGGGTTAAGAAGATGATTTACTTTGATGTGCGCAGCATTCGTATTGCTGACGATGGACTCAAGCAGCAACTTATCGAAAAGGGACTTGCTAAGGCGGACGACCTGAAGGGTGAGGTTGTGACGACCGCTCTTTTCCGTCGTTATATGGAGCATTACCTTGCTAAGCGTGAGGATGTCAATGCACAGATGCCCCTCCTCGTACGTCAATTGGAGGCGACACAGGCTGGTGTCCCTATGGAACTTTACTTCTTCCTGCGTCAGAAAGACTGGATTCCTTACGAGCATGCCATGGCAGACATCCTCGAACATGTCTATGCCTATGCCAACGAGTTCGGCTTGAAGGTCTATGCACAGACCCCTGTGCAGTAA
- a CDS encoding N-6 DNA methylase, with the protein MITGEIKTKIDQIWDTFHVSGITNPITVLEQMTYIFFMKMLDDKQLQEEDMARDFDTEVKNPTFLVGQNWLNPVTEQEVPYESMRWSVFRHTGPENMFQMVRQNVFEFIKTIGTGEESAYSRYMQSATFLISDARTLTKVVDGVDALDMNNRDAMGDVYEYILGKMAASGTNGQFRTPRHIIRMIVDMMQPTPNDFICDPAMGSAGFLVEAVKYIKEHHERALYTAESVKHIKSSLVNGYDTDPTMLRIGAMNLLLHDITAPELARRDSLSEQNNDESCYTLILANPPFAGSLDKGNVNKKILAYADTKKTELLFLAQFVRSLEVGGRCASIVPDGVLFGTSKAHIAMRKELVDNQQLVAVVSMPSGVFKPYAGVSTAVLVFTKTNSGGTDKVWFYDMQADGFSLDDKRSPIAENDIPDVVNRFHHLADEAGRSRREQSFMVPVAEIRANDYDLSINKYKEVERERVTYEPVSDILSRLKANETAYLSGYNELTEMLEEGVNE; encoded by the coding sequence ATGATAACTGGCGAGATAAAAACCAAGATTGACCAGATATGGGACACCTTCCATGTCTCTGGTATCACCAATCCTATTACTGTTTTAGAGCAAATGACCTATATCTTCTTTATGAAGATGCTTGACGACAAGCAGCTACAAGAGGAAGATATGGCACGCGACTTTGATACCGAAGTAAAGAATCCTACCTTCCTTGTTGGGCAGAACTGGCTGAACCCTGTCACTGAACAAGAGGTGCCCTATGAGAGTATGCGCTGGTCGGTATTTCGCCATACGGGTCCTGAAAACATGTTTCAGATGGTTCGTCAGAATGTCTTTGAGTTTATCAAGACAATCGGAACAGGTGAGGAGAGTGCCTACAGCAGGTATATGCAGTCGGCTACCTTCCTTATCTCTGATGCTCGTACACTGACAAAGGTGGTCGATGGGGTCGATGCACTCGACATGAACAATCGTGATGCGATGGGCGATGTCTATGAGTATATCCTCGGTAAGATGGCTGCTTCGGGCACTAACGGACAGTTTCGTACACCTCGCCACATCATTCGTATGATTGTCGATATGATGCAGCCGACGCCTAACGACTTTATCTGCGACCCTGCGATGGGTAGTGCTGGCTTCTTGGTGGAGGCAGTGAAGTATATCAAGGAGCATCACGAGCGGGCACTCTATACGGCAGAATCGGTGAAGCATATCAAGTCTTCGCTCGTCAATGGCTACGATACCGACCCCACGATGCTGCGTATCGGAGCAATGAACCTCCTCTTACATGACATCACAGCACCTGAATTGGCACGTCGTGACTCCCTTTCTGAGCAGAACAATGACGAGTCTTGCTACACACTCATCCTTGCTAACCCACCGTTTGCGGGTAGTCTTGACAAGGGAAACGTAAACAAGAAGATTCTTGCCTACGCTGATACGAAGAAGACAGAGCTACTCTTTCTTGCCCAGTTCGTACGTTCGTTGGAGGTGGGTGGACGTTGTGCGAGCATCGTTCCAGATGGTGTTCTCTTTGGAACGTCCAAGGCACACATCGCTATGCGTAAGGAACTGGTCGACAATCAGCAGTTAGTGGCAGTCGTCTCTATGCCGAGTGGTGTCTTCAAACCCTACGCTGGTGTTAGTACGGCAGTACTTGTCTTCACGAAGACGAACAGTGGTGGAACGGATAAGGTATGGTTCTATGATATGCAGGCAGACGGTTTTTCGCTCGACGACAAGCGTTCGCCAATAGCCGAGAATGACATCCCTGATGTTGTCAACCGCTTTCATCATCTTGCTGATGAGGCAGGTCGCAGCCGTAGAGAACAGAGTTTTATGGTACCTGTTGCCGAGATTCGTGCAAACGATTACGACCTCTCTATCAATAAGTATAAGGAGGTAGAGCGTGAGAGAGTAACCTACGAACCTGTTAGCGACATCCTTTCTCGTCTGAAAGCTAATGAAACAGCTTATCTAAGTGGCTATAACGAACTCACTGAAATGTTGGAGGAGGGAGTGAATGAATAA